The following are encoded in a window of Limibacter armeniacum genomic DNA:
- a CDS encoding response regulator, giving the protein MKNVHSVFIVDDDPTNNMICKKMIEKSGFSENVTCYTDANEALKQLQSLDNSNDFPQVIFLDINMPPTSGWEFLTQYQKLSISKPLKIFMLSSGISDEHIKKAKEINIVTDVIDKPLSEEKLRTTVSKYI; this is encoded by the coding sequence ATGAAAAACGTACACTCCGTTTTTATAGTAGATGACGACCCTACCAACAATATGATCTGCAAAAAAATGATTGAAAAGTCAGGGTTTTCAGAAAATGTCACCTGCTATACAGATGCAAATGAAGCCTTGAAGCAACTTCAATCATTGGACAACTCAAATGATTTCCCTCAGGTGATCTTTTTGGATATAAACATGCCTCCAACAAGTGGGTGGGAATTTCTTACTCAATACCAAAAACTCTCCATTTCAAAGCCTTTAAAAATTTTCATGCTCTCTTCAGGGATTTCTGATGAGCATATTAAAAAGGCCAAAGAAATCAATATCGTAACGGACGTCATTGACAAACCTCTGTCCGAAGAAAAGCTGCGAACTACTGTCAGTAAGTATATTTAA